In the genome of Streptomyces sp. V2I9, one region contains:
- a CDS encoding bifunctional glycosyltransferase/CDP-glycerol:glycerophosphate glycerophosphotransferase, whose translation MAPRLTVVVPLYNVEEYLGACLTSLAEQTMPDLEVVLVDDGSTDRGPAIAQEFTERDPRFRLIRQENAGLGAARNAGVREARPDAEFLTFVDSDDVVPPGAYARMLAELDASGSDFATGNVLRLRAGGELEQSPMFRKPMEKARRATHVTRDWILLGDRIACNKVFRRAFWDEHAFAFPTGVLYEDIAVVLPAHFLARSVDVVEEPVYHWRDRDGSITTRRAVPRGIRDRVTAVTTVSRFLAERPGEPGAAGTAEAKRRYDAHVLSGDLWLFIEALPDGDAEFHEAFLRHAGAFAATVEPGVLASLPLHLRVKWELIRERRLPELLALIADEKKDRDTFHVRGLLRPRAHHPAVRDPLPPAVTALASSDLPVHAHLTEAVWRDGLLHLTGYAYVRNAPGGPPRLGWLRSGKRLVPLRLRPAGGEEATARSGRSLHRYDRAGFEAVIDPRALTGRSGKAGHARTTWKPEAVVVGAGRPRRGPMRLVGTPAPPAVTYTGEGTRIVPVLSGNKLELRTERVAAVLTGQSAAEDAVRLEVKVLGATGPVALRLTEWRTKETREFALRGSAGTRSADVPLSAFRGEDDIWGVQLVTDGQPLTVAARTDDPDGRYPLRGGRELYAAPNPSGDLVLTDRAVQPVVTSAAWTEAGELALSGTFPEPTGTGHELVLRHSGHQEEVAVPLERPGGDGFRAVFAPAAVEGIGGALPLGEGRWYLFLRAPGEREAEAYRPLRASTPLHHSLPRRRTAHGRDFVLQRRHHDRLVLESGSALPLAERGPYGQRIQRERYAALRARTADDLRPAVLYSSFDGRQFSDSPRAVHRELAARGRDIEHLWVVRDQQAAVPEGVRPVALHSAAWHEALARSRWIVTNTHLPQWFERAEGQCVVQTWHGTPLKRIGRDLAGTPHADAAYMASMEHRSAQWSVLVSPNSFSTPVLRRAFGYSGEVLECGYPRNDLLYAPDRGKVATAVRERLAIPEGRRVILYAPTWREDRPRQGGRYAPDLPLDLELARRALGEDHVLLVRRHYLVGGSVPDTAFVRDVSRYPDVAELLLISDALVTDYSSIMFDFAQTGRPMLFHTHDLAHYRDTLRGFCFDFERRAPGPLIPDSAAIVAALRHPETATAEYRDAYERFREAFCDLDDGTAAAGVVDRMLKGDRTIEGEQA comes from the coding sequence CGAACTCGACGCCTCCGGCTCGGACTTCGCCACCGGCAACGTGCTGCGGCTGCGGGCCGGCGGAGAGCTGGAGCAGTCCCCGATGTTCCGCAAGCCGATGGAGAAGGCCCGCCGGGCCACTCACGTCACCCGCGACTGGATCCTGCTCGGGGACCGCATCGCCTGCAACAAGGTCTTCCGCCGCGCCTTCTGGGACGAGCACGCGTTCGCCTTCCCCACCGGGGTGCTGTACGAGGACATCGCCGTCGTCCTGCCCGCGCACTTCCTGGCGCGTTCGGTGGACGTCGTCGAGGAGCCCGTCTACCACTGGCGCGACCGCGACGGCTCGATCACCACGCGGCGGGCCGTCCCCCGAGGCATCCGCGACCGGGTCACCGCCGTCACCACGGTCAGCCGCTTCCTCGCGGAGCGGCCCGGCGAGCCGGGAGCGGCGGGGACGGCCGAGGCCAAGCGGCGCTACGACGCGCACGTCCTCTCCGGCGACCTGTGGCTGTTCATCGAGGCCCTCCCGGACGGCGACGCCGAGTTCCACGAAGCCTTCCTGCGACACGCGGGCGCCTTCGCCGCCACCGTCGAACCCGGTGTCCTCGCCTCCCTGCCCCTGCACCTGCGGGTCAAATGGGAGCTCATCAGGGAACGCCGCCTCCCCGAACTCCTCGCCCTCATCGCCGACGAGAAGAAGGACCGGGACACCTTCCACGTACGCGGACTCCTCCGCCCCCGCGCCCACCACCCCGCCGTCCGCGACCCGCTGCCGCCCGCCGTCACCGCCCTCGCCTCCTCCGACCTGCCCGTGCACGCCCACCTCACCGAGGCCGTCTGGCGTGACGGGCTGCTGCACCTCACCGGGTACGCCTACGTGCGCAACGCCCCCGGCGGACCGCCCCGGCTCGGCTGGCTGCGCTCAGGGAAGCGGCTCGTCCCGCTGCGGCTGCGCCCGGCCGGCGGTGAGGAGGCCACCGCCCGCTCCGGCCGCTCCCTGCACCGCTACGACCGTGCCGGATTCGAGGCCGTCATCGACCCCCGCGCGCTCACCGGAAGGAGCGGGAAGGCCGGCCACGCCCGGACGACCTGGAAGCCGGAGGCCGTCGTCGTCGGCGCGGGGCGGCCGCGCCGCGGGCCGATGCGGCTCGTCGGCACCCCGGCCCCGCCCGCCGTGACGTACACCGGTGAAGGGACCCGGATCGTCCCCGTCCTCTCCGGCAACAAGCTGGAACTGCGCACCGAACGCGTCGCCGCCGTCCTGACCGGGCAGTCGGCGGCCGAGGACGCCGTACGTCTGGAGGTGAAGGTCCTGGGGGCCACCGGACCGGTCGCGCTCCGGCTCACCGAGTGGCGTACCAAGGAGACACGGGAGTTCGCGCTGCGCGGCTCGGCCGGAACCCGCTCGGCCGATGTCCCGCTCAGTGCCTTCCGGGGGGAGGACGACATCTGGGGCGTCCAACTCGTGACCGACGGGCAGCCGTTGACGGTCGCCGCACGGACCGACGACCCGGACGGACGCTATCCGCTGCGGGGCGGCCGTGAGCTGTACGCGGCCCCCAACCCCTCGGGCGACCTCGTCCTCACCGACCGGGCCGTGCAGCCCGTCGTCACCTCCGCGGCCTGGACGGAGGCGGGCGAACTCGCCCTCTCCGGAACGTTCCCCGAGCCCACCGGCACCGGCCACGAACTCGTCCTGCGCCACAGCGGCCACCAGGAAGAGGTCGCCGTACCCCTGGAACGGCCGGGCGGCGACGGCTTCCGCGCCGTGTTCGCGCCCGCTGCCGTAGAAGGCATCGGCGGGGCACTGCCGTTGGGCGAAGGGCGCTGGTACCTCTTCCTGCGCGCACCGGGGGAGCGGGAGGCGGAGGCGTACCGGCCACTCCGTGCGAGCACCCCCCTCCACCACTCCCTGCCGCGCCGACGGACCGCTCACGGACGCGACTTCGTCCTCCAGCGGCGCCACCACGACCGGCTCGTCCTGGAGTCCGGCAGCGCCCTCCCCCTCGCGGAGCGGGGCCCGTACGGGCAGCGCATCCAGCGCGAACGGTATGCGGCCCTCCGTGCCCGCACGGCGGACGACCTGCGGCCCGCCGTCCTCTACTCCAGCTTCGACGGCCGTCAGTTCTCCGACTCGCCCCGCGCCGTCCACCGCGAACTGGCCGCACGCGGGCGGGACATCGAGCACCTGTGGGTGGTGCGCGACCAGCAGGCCGCCGTGCCCGAAGGGGTCCGGCCCGTCGCCCTGCACAGCGCCGCATGGCACGAGGCGCTGGCCCGCAGCCGGTGGATCGTCACCAACACCCACCTGCCCCAGTGGTTCGAGCGGGCCGAGGGCCAGTGCGTCGTCCAGACGTGGCACGGCACCCCGCTCAAGCGCATCGGCCGCGACCTCGCGGGCACCCCGCACGCCGACGCCGCGTACATGGCGTCCATGGAGCACCGGTCCGCCCAGTGGAGCGTCCTCGTCTCCCCGAACAGCTTCTCCACCCCGGTCCTGCGCCGCGCCTTCGGCTACTCCGGCGAGGTCCTGGAGTGCGGCTACCCGCGCAACGACCTGCTGTACGCCCCCGACCGGGGCAAGGTCGCCACCGCCGTACGCGAACGGCTTGCGATCCCCGAGGGGCGGCGGGTGATCCTGTACGCCCCCACCTGGCGCGAGGACCGGCCCCGGCAGGGCGGACGGTACGCCCCCGACCTCCCCCTCGACCTGGAACTGGCGCGCCGGGCCCTCGGCGAGGACCACGTCCTGCTGGTCCGGCGGCACTACCTCGTCGGCGGGAGCGTGCCCGACACCGCTTTCGTCCGGGACGTCTCCCGCTACCCGGACGTCGCCGAACTGCTGCTGATCAGCGACGCGTTGGTCACGGACTACTCCTCGATCATGTTCGACTTCGCACAGACCGGCCGCCCGATGCTCTTCCACACCCACGACCTGGCCCACTACCGCGACACCCTGCGCGGCTTCTGCTTCGACTTCGAGCGCCGCGCCCCCGGCCCCCTGATCCCCGACTCCGCCGCGATCGTCGCCGCCCTGCGCCACCCGGAGACCGCCACCGCCGAATACCGGGACGCCTACGAGCGGTTCCGGGAGGCGTTCTGCGACCTCGACGACGGGACCGCCGCCGCAGGCGTCGTCGACCGGATGCTCAAGGGCGACCGGACCATCGAGGGGGAGCAGGCGTGA